A region from the Aegilops tauschii subsp. strangulata cultivar AL8/78 chromosome 5, Aet v6.0, whole genome shotgun sequence genome encodes:
- the LOC141022314 gene encoding uncharacterized protein — protein MLLLGPPVVSGTETDTQTGAETETGAETQTGIETGAETETGTASESGAGVEPKAKRQRLPNKLRTTRLVVTEVDDGNFEPNAPEEARACYRNQIGCIVRITATINDEKLQKIDNMRPSLLKKLHQIFLFPGRNEKDYKDPDKDLTMKKINKHAMTKFSDALAAWKTRVKARIIDKNEPYSEIVKDNPTITPDHFEIFKAACEAEAAKKKSKYMKGLQQRNIGCHHLRSRGYGGKRSIWAKEDVEAASLGIPDPLAEFTVPQERDVLRARHRWDPVKKVFETNAVTTEFIRLLVILVSDQFDCTLVIFVNDPCAFCRESSTGLRPKATRRLRRRRSPSGTLHSTGR, from the coding sequence atgttgttgctgggcccaccGGTCGTATCGGGGACCGAGACCGACACGCAGACCGGTGCTGAGACTGAGACTGGTGCTGAGACTCagaccggcatcgagaccggcgctgagactgagaccggcacTGCCTCGGAGAGCGGAGCCGgtgtagaaccgaaagcaaagaggcaacggcttcctaacaaactcaggactactagactggtggtcacggaggtggacgacggcaattttgagccaaacgcgcccgaggaagcgcgcgcgtgctaccgcaatcaaataggctgcatcgtacggataaccgccaccatcaacgatgagaaactacagaagatagataatatgaggccctcccttctaaagaagctgcaccagatatttttgttcccgggccggaatgaaaaggattataaagatccagataaggacctgacaatgaagaagataaacaaacacgccatgaccaagtttagcgacgcgttggccgcctggaaaacaagggtgaaagcaaggatcatcgacaaaaacgaaccctactccgagattgtaaaggataaccCGACAATCACGCCAGATcactttgaaatattcaaggcggcttgcgaggccgaagctgccaaaaaaaagtcaaagtacatgaaggggcttcaacagaggaacattgggtgccaccacctcagaagccgtggttacggcgggaagaggtccatatgggccaaggaggacgtgGAAGCCGCGAGTCtaggcatcccagaccccttggcggagttcaccgtcccgcaggagcgtgacgtcctcagggcccggcaccgttgggacccagtgaagaaggttttcgagacgaaCGCGGTTACGACGGAGTTCAttagactgctggtaattttagtttctgatcaattcgactgcacgttagtcatatttgtaaacgatccttgtgccttttgcagagagagcagcacaggattgcggccgaaagcgactcgccgtctgaggcgtCGGCGaagcccaagtgggacactccattcaaccgggcgttga